GGAACGGGGGCCCTTCTGCATAAGACTCGCGCCCATCCCGCCCGCTACGAACCTGCATCTATTTGTGACTTTCTGCGCAGAATTCGGGATTCTTCGACAGAAACTCGCAAATAGATGCAGGTACCGAGCCCGCGAGTTCGGGGCTTGCAGGGGGTGGATGCGCGGTTAGGCGTGTTCTGCCTGGATGGAGCGCAGCTTCGCCATGACCTGGGCGCGCAGGTCTTCAGGCGCGGCCTCTTTGCAGGCACGCTGAACGGCCTCGCGCAGCACGATGCCAACCCGGTGCTCGTCTGAGCACTCTGGGCACGAGTCAATGTGCTCGCGGATGTCGCCGGCGTCTTCTTTGCACAGCTCGTTATGAAGGTACTCTTCGAGGGACTTTTGCGCTTTTTCGCAGCCGCAATCGGTCATCAGGCACCGCCCTTTCGTTGTGGCCGAGCGCCAACTTCGTGGCCCTGCTCGGCGGCGTATTCGGTCAGCATTTCGCGCAGCAGCCGACGGCCACGGTGCAGCCGACTCATCACGGTGCCA
The DNA window shown above is from Lysinibacter cavernae and carries:
- a CDS encoding zf-HC2 domain-containing protein translates to MTDCGCEKAQKSLEEYLHNELCKEDAGDIREHIDSCPECSDEHRVGIVLREAVQRACKEAAPEDLRAQVMAKLRSIQAEHA